The Corynebacterium simulans genome contains a region encoding:
- a CDS encoding DUF1648 domain-containing protein, with protein sequence MTAPRKEWIWLAATATLALVAAIVIILGWDSLPDPLPKHFNGRGEPDAWMPKTYRNAIGFAVLVPIILTIVSAMTIGTTQQGTKTAATSYSQSTEVDVERSRAHSAAILPTLSFWFFALTAICTAFALTGIFLSGPRPLTFPCLVVAILVACVWLVFRLNSINKKLDEQFPDSSTTGKLRYGLFYYDPTDPRAMVPLPSGSSQFNFGQKNSWFILAGLLVPAALLIILLSVAA encoded by the coding sequence TTGACAGCTCCACGCAAGGAATGGATTTGGTTGGCCGCCACGGCAACGCTTGCGCTAGTCGCCGCAATAGTTATAATTCTCGGCTGGGACAGCCTCCCAGACCCGCTACCCAAGCATTTCAATGGTCGAGGCGAACCTGATGCATGGATGCCAAAGACCTATCGCAATGCAATTGGTTTTGCTGTGCTTGTTCCTATTATTCTGACGATTGTTTCAGCCATGACTATCGGCACAACGCAGCAAGGCACTAAGACGGCTGCAACGAGCTACTCACAATCCACAGAAGTTGATGTCGAGCGTAGCCGTGCTCACTCCGCTGCTATCCTTCCCACGTTAAGCTTTTGGTTCTTCGCCCTAACGGCGATCTGCACGGCGTTCGCGCTCACTGGAATCTTTCTCAGCGGCCCTAGACCACTAACTTTCCCCTGCTTAGTCGTTGCCATCCTTGTGGCTTGCGTCTGGCTCGTGTTCAGGTTGAATAGCATAAATAAAAAACTGGATGAACAATTTCCTGACTCCTCTACAACGGGCAAGCTTCGTTACGGATTGTTCTACTACGACCCCACAGATCCCCGCGCGATGGTGCCCCTTCCCAGCGGTTCTTCCCAATTCAACTTTGGGCAGAAAAATTCCTGGTTTATCCTCGCTGGGCTCTTAGTACCTGCGGCCCTATTGATTATCCTTCTTAGCGTCGCGGCCTAG
- a CDS encoding putative quinol monooxygenase — protein MILINVKFHVKPEYAETFLDEIDWYTQACNAEPGCLNFDWYRDPEDRQRFLLVEAYADGKDVEHVEGEHFKRSCEEFPKYLLETPEIINVHIDGKTEWDRMAEYKVDS, from the coding sequence ATGATTTTGATTAACGTAAAATTCCACGTAAAGCCTGAATACGCAGAAACCTTCCTCGACGAGATCGACTGGTACACCCAGGCTTGTAATGCGGAGCCGGGTTGCCTGAACTTTGATTGGTACCGTGATCCGGAGGACCGTCAGCGCTTCCTCCTCGTTGAGGCTTATGCCGATGGCAAGGACGTCGAGCACGTCGAGGGCGAGCACTTCAAGCGCTCCTGCGAGGAGTTCCCGAAGTACCTGCTTGAGACCCCAGAAATCATCAACGTCCACATCGACGGTAAGACAGAGTGGGACCGCATGGCCGAGTACAAGGTCGATTCCTAA
- a CDS encoding ABC-F family ATP-binding cassette domain-containing protein has protein sequence MANLINLEKVSKSFGLQTLLNGVSLGVQSGDRIGIVGVNGGGKTTLLEVLTGIEPPDEGRVSHNSDLRMAVVTQRFELDDALTIAQVIIEPLSLETFEWASNAKVRDVLGGLGIVELGLDTPVGSLSGGERRRVNLAAALVQELDLIVLDEPTNHLDVEGVQWLAQHLLARKIAAVVVTHDRWFLDTVATTTWEVHDGVVDPYEGGYNDWIYARAERARQADAMEQRRQNLARKELAWLRRGAPARTSKPRYRVEAAEALIADVPAPRNKVELMAFSKQRQGRVVIELEDATIATPDGRELVDHLTWRLAPGERIGLVGVNGSGKTTLLRALAGEHPLAAGKRIEGQTVRLGWLRQELDDLDPQRRLIDAVEDVATYVQLGKKELSASQLAERLGFSAKRQRTPVGDLSGGERRRLQLTRVLMAEPNVLLLDEPTNDLDIDTLQELESLLDSWPGTMVVISHDRYLIERIADNTYALFGDGKLTNLPGGIDEYLRRRAALDAAQPAGVVNLGESAKQDSAPDGSGNGAGNAKKESTKRLSSQEERELTKKMNALERKMGKLDEQATKLNAEMAEVAGAGDIDTAKLTELDSKLKEVTSQREELEMEWLELGEKLEG, from the coding sequence ATGGCGAACCTTATTAACCTGGAAAAAGTTTCCAAATCTTTCGGTCTGCAGACGCTGCTCAACGGGGTGTCGTTGGGTGTTCAAAGCGGGGACCGCATTGGAATCGTTGGCGTAAATGGCGGCGGCAAGACCACGCTGCTGGAGGTGCTCACCGGTATCGAGCCGCCGGATGAGGGGCGTGTGTCCCACAATTCTGACCTGCGCATGGCCGTGGTGACCCAGCGCTTTGAGCTTGATGACGCCCTGACCATCGCCCAGGTCATCATCGAACCGCTCAGCCTCGAGACCTTCGAATGGGCCTCGAATGCCAAGGTGCGCGACGTTTTGGGCGGCCTCGGAATCGTGGAACTGGGCCTAGATACGCCGGTGGGTTCTCTGTCTGGTGGCGAGCGCCGCCGCGTTAACCTGGCCGCTGCATTGGTCCAGGAGCTTGACTTGATCGTGCTCGACGAACCGACCAACCACCTGGACGTGGAAGGCGTGCAGTGGCTGGCCCAGCATCTCCTGGCGCGCAAGATCGCAGCTGTCGTAGTCACCCACGACCGCTGGTTCCTCGATACCGTGGCAACCACCACGTGGGAGGTGCACGACGGCGTGGTCGATCCGTATGAGGGCGGATACAACGACTGGATCTATGCCCGCGCCGAGCGTGCCCGTCAGGCCGATGCGATGGAACAGCGCCGCCAGAACCTGGCGCGTAAGGAGCTAGCATGGCTGCGCCGCGGTGCGCCGGCGCGTACCTCGAAGCCGCGCTACCGCGTGGAAGCGGCAGAGGCACTCATCGCTGATGTCCCAGCACCGCGCAACAAGGTTGAGCTCATGGCCTTTTCCAAACAGCGCCAAGGTCGCGTGGTCATTGAACTTGAGGATGCCACGATTGCGACGCCGGATGGCCGCGAACTCGTTGACCACCTCACGTGGCGCTTGGCCCCGGGTGAGCGCATCGGTCTGGTCGGCGTGAACGGTTCAGGCAAGACCACGCTGCTGCGTGCTCTGGCTGGCGAACATCCACTCGCCGCGGGCAAGCGCATTGAGGGGCAGACGGTACGTCTGGGCTGGTTGCGCCAGGAACTCGATGACCTTGATCCGCAGCGCCGGCTAATCGACGCCGTGGAGGACGTGGCCACCTACGTCCAACTGGGCAAGAAAGAATTGTCTGCCTCGCAGCTTGCAGAACGCCTGGGCTTTTCCGCTAAGCGCCAGCGCACCCCGGTGGGGGACTTGTCCGGTGGTGAGCGTCGCCGCCTCCAGCTAACGCGCGTGTTGATGGCAGAACCAAACGTGCTGCTGCTCGACGAGCCAACTAACGACCTCGACATCGACACTCTCCAGGAACTGGAGTCCTTGCTCGATTCTTGGCCGGGCACGATGGTGGTCATCTCACACGACCGCTACCTCATTGAGCGCATTGCGGATAATACGTATGCGCTTTTTGGCGACGGAAAACTCACCAACTTGCCAGGCGGCATTGACGAATACCTGCGCCGCCGCGCCGCCCTCGACGCGGCTCAGCCCGCAGGCGTGGTCAACCTCGGCGAAAGCGCGAAACAGGATTCTGCTCCCGACGGCAGCGGCAATGGCGCAGGAAACGCCAAGAAGGAATCTACCAAGCGCCTGTCCTCCCAAGAGGAACGCGAGCTGACCAAGAAGATGAATGCCTTGGAGCGCAAAATGGGCAAGCTCGACGAGCAAGCCACCAAGCTCAACGCCGAGATGGCCGAGGTGGCAGGCGCGGGCGACATCGACACCGCGAAGCTAACCGAGTTAGACAGCAAGCTGAAGGAAGTAACCTCTCAGCGCGAGGAGCTCGAGATGGAGTGGCTAGAGCTTGGCGAGAAGCTCGAAGGCTAA
- a CDS encoding 4-(cytidine 5'-diphospho)-2-C-methyl-D-erythritol kinase encodes MLIRARAHAKVNLHLGVEAARPDGFHELATVFQSLNISDVVSLETLEDSTPAAMTTGPVVQELRASGTYAAGVPENDKNLAWRAVEAVADAVRGERELALPKVKLQLEKGIPAAGGMAGGSADAAAALRLAAHAFADFGAVSEEELLTLAARLGSDVPFTLIGGTALGTGRGEKLAPMLSRGTYTWAIITNAEGLSTPAVFAKIDELRAAGKGSNPTMDTSAVAQALMSGRPEALAKVLRNDLQAAALSLRPDLRKILDTGMAAGALTGIVSGSGPTCAFLCEDEETAGEVVAQVMFDNKGTRGIVTTSPAPGIEEI; translated from the coding sequence TTGTTAATTCGTGCTCGCGCCCATGCGAAGGTCAACCTGCACTTAGGAGTCGAGGCGGCGCGTCCCGATGGCTTCCATGAACTCGCCACCGTCTTTCAATCGCTGAATATTTCTGATGTGGTTAGCCTCGAAACGCTTGAGGATAGCACTCCTGCAGCGATGACCACGGGCCCAGTCGTGCAGGAACTGCGCGCGAGCGGTACCTATGCCGCAGGCGTGCCGGAAAATGACAAGAATTTGGCATGGCGAGCCGTTGAAGCGGTAGCGGATGCAGTACGCGGCGAGCGCGAGCTTGCCTTGCCCAAGGTCAAGTTGCAGCTAGAAAAGGGGATTCCCGCCGCCGGCGGCATGGCGGGCGGTTCTGCGGATGCGGCCGCGGCATTGCGCCTGGCCGCTCACGCATTTGCTGACTTCGGCGCTGTAAGTGAAGAAGAACTTCTAACACTGGCAGCGCGCCTAGGCTCTGATGTGCCCTTCACGCTAATCGGCGGCACGGCGCTGGGCACGGGTCGCGGCGAGAAGTTGGCGCCGATGCTTAGCCGCGGAACGTATACGTGGGCCATCATCACCAATGCGGAAGGGCTGTCCACTCCGGCCGTCTTTGCCAAGATTGATGAGCTTCGCGCAGCGGGGAAGGGCAGCAACCCCACCATGGACACTTCCGCGGTGGCGCAGGCGCTGATGAGCGGGCGTCCCGAGGCTCTCGCAAAGGTGCTGCGCAATGACCTGCAAGCGGCAGCTCTTTCTTTGCGCCCAGACCTGCGCAAGATTCTGGACACTGGAATGGCCGCCGGTGCGCTGACTGGAATCGTATCTGGCTCTGGTCCTACCTGTGCCTTCCTCTGCGAGGACGAGGAGACCGCTGGTGAAGTCGTGGCCCAAGTGATGTTCGATAACAAGGGCACCCGTGGCATTGTGACCACCTCGCCGGCACCAGGAATCGAAGAAATTTAG
- the rsmA gene encoding 16S rRNA (adenine(1518)-N(6)/adenine(1519)-N(6))-dimethyltransferase RsmA, with protein sequence MTEPKLLGPMEIRQLAEKLDVTPTKKLGQNFLHDPNTIRRIVSAAQLQREDRVVEVGPGLGSLTLGLLEAVDDLTAIEIDPRLAAQLPDTIAQRAPKQAGNLRLVEKDALRIMAGELGEPTALVANLPYNVAVPVLLRILELYPSIRRVLVMVQLEVAERLAAKPGSKVYGVPSVKASFYGNVRQAGTIGKNVFWPAPNIESGLVRIDCFENAPWPINDETRKAVFPLVDAAFAQRRKTLRAALSGHFGGGPAAEEALVAAGIDPRQRGEKLATEDFVRLAGVNC encoded by the coding sequence ATGACTGAACCCAAACTGCTCGGGCCCATGGAAATCCGCCAATTGGCCGAGAAGCTGGACGTGACCCCGACGAAGAAGCTGGGACAGAACTTCCTGCACGATCCCAACACCATCCGCCGCATCGTTAGTGCGGCGCAGTTGCAGCGGGAAGACCGCGTCGTTGAGGTAGGTCCCGGCCTAGGATCTCTGACTTTGGGCCTGCTCGAGGCAGTCGATGACCTTACGGCGATAGAAATTGATCCACGCCTTGCAGCGCAGCTGCCGGATACCATCGCGCAGCGCGCACCGAAGCAAGCAGGCAACCTGCGGCTCGTGGAAAAAGATGCTCTGCGTATTATGGCAGGCGAGTTGGGCGAGCCGACTGCGCTGGTGGCAAATTTGCCGTACAACGTTGCGGTGCCGGTTCTTTTGCGCATCCTGGAACTTTATCCCTCCATCCGCCGCGTACTCGTCATGGTTCAGCTTGAGGTGGCAGAGCGTCTCGCCGCCAAGCCTGGCAGCAAGGTCTATGGCGTTCCTTCGGTGAAGGCTTCCTTCTACGGCAACGTCCGGCAGGCCGGAACCATCGGCAAGAACGTCTTCTGGCCGGCGCCGAACATCGAGTCTGGTCTAGTGCGCATCGACTGCTTCGAGAACGCGCCGTGGCCTATCAACGATGAGACGCGCAAGGCGGTTTTCCCACTTGTCGACGCCGCCTTTGCACAGCGCCGCAAGACCCTGCGCGCGGCACTCTCTGGTCACTTCGGCGGCGGCCCTGCCGCGGAAGAGGCTCTAGTGGCAGCCGGCATCGACCCGCGCCAGCGTGGTGAGAAGCTGGCCACCGAAGACTTTGTCCGATTGGCAGGTGTGAATTGTTAA
- a CDS encoding resuscitation-promoting factor, with protein MNQIKRINSSRSLPLRLATGGVLGTLAVGGVVAVSAQKDITLDVNGDKVELATFAGNVDEALQAAGVNVGGEDLVYPAPSEKVADGDNITVRTSKPVAVTIDGVEKQLSSTNLTVSDLLGELGGVKPGASVTSGDKKVEKDDALEDGMELEVTSPKIVKINDGGKITYTNIAAKTVKDVIEERGIGVDEDDRVFPAMDTPVTNGMSIKVDQVSTTFYDATEEFEAEPNYVDDPELEEGTEEIREEAVKGERKVTRKLVMKDGAKESEDVVKEKVVTEPVAATIARGTKKPEAGGAAAPAVADGSVWDSIAQCEATGNWAINTGNGFSGGLQFTPSTWAGFGGTAYAPEAWQATREQQIAVAEKVQAAQGWGAWPACTAKLGLR; from the coding sequence ATGAACCAGATTAAGCGCATCAATTCTTCCCGTTCCCTGCCTCTGCGCCTTGCCACCGGTGGTGTGCTCGGTACTTTGGCAGTGGGCGGAGTCGTCGCTGTTTCTGCGCAGAAGGACATCACCCTTGACGTCAACGGCGACAAGGTCGAGCTGGCCACCTTCGCGGGTAACGTCGATGAGGCGCTGCAAGCTGCGGGCGTCAACGTCGGCGGCGAGGATCTCGTTTACCCGGCTCCTTCTGAAAAGGTTGCCGACGGTGACAACATCACCGTGCGCACCTCTAAGCCAGTTGCCGTTACTATCGACGGCGTCGAAAAGCAGCTTTCTTCCACCAACCTCACCGTTTCTGATCTCTTGGGTGAGCTAGGCGGCGTGAAGCCCGGTGCTTCTGTTACCTCCGGTGACAAGAAGGTGGAAAAGGATGACGCTCTGGAAGATGGTATGGAGTTGGAGGTTACGTCGCCGAAGATCGTCAAGATCAACGACGGCGGCAAGATTACCTACACCAACATTGCTGCCAAGACCGTCAAGGACGTCATCGAGGAGCGCGGCATTGGTGTGGATGAAGATGACCGCGTCTTCCCCGCCATGGACACCCCGGTGACCAACGGCATGTCCATCAAGGTTGACCAAGTTTCTACCACCTTCTACGACGCCACCGAAGAGTTCGAGGCAGAGCCAAACTACGTCGATGACCCAGAGCTCGAAGAGGGCACCGAGGAAATCCGCGAGGAAGCCGTCAAGGGTGAGCGCAAGGTCACCCGCAAGCTGGTGATGAAGGATGGTGCCAAGGAATCCGAGGACGTCGTCAAGGAAAAGGTCGTTACCGAGCCGGTTGCTGCGACCATCGCTCGTGGCACGAAGAAGCCTGAGGCTGGTGGCGCGGCTGCACCCGCCGTAGCCGATGGCTCCGTCTGGGACTCCATCGCACAGTGCGAGGCAACTGGTAACTGGGCGATTAACACTGGCAACGGCTTCTCCGGCGGCCTGCAGTTCACCCCATCCACTTGGGCTGGCTTCGGCGGCACCGCATATGCGCCGGAAGCATGGCAGGCAACCCGTGAGCAGCAGATCGCTGTAGCTGAAAAGGTTCAAGCCGCGCAGGGCTGGGGCGCATGGCCTGCTTGTACCGCGAAGCTGGGACTGCGCTAA